One genomic window of Streptococcus mitis includes the following:
- the mnmG gene encoding tRNA uridine-5-carboxymethylaminomethyl(34) synthesis enzyme MnmG — protein sequence MTYNFTEEYDIIVIGAGHAGVEASLAASRMGCKVLLATINIEMLAFMPCNPSIGGSAKGIVVREVDALGGEMAKTIDKTYIQMKMLNTGKGPAVRALRAQADKELYSKEMRKTVENQENLTLRQTMIDEILVEDGEVVGVRTATHQEYAAKAVIVTTGTALRGEIIIGDLKYSSGPNHSLASINLADNLKELGLEIGRFKTGTPPRVKASSINYDVTEIQPGDEAPNHFSYTSRDEDYVKDQVPCWLTYTNGTSHEIIQNNLHRAPMFTGVVKGVGPRYCPSIEDKIVRFADKERHQLFLEPEGRNTEEVYVQGLSTSLPEDVQRDLVHSIKGLENAEMMRTGYAIEYDMVLPHQLRATLETKKISGLFTAGQTNGTSGYEEAAGQGIIAGINAALKVQGKPELILKRSDGYIGVMIDDLVTKGTIEPYRLLTSRAEYRLILRHDNADMRLTEMGREIGLVDDERWARFEIKKNQFENEMKRLDSIKLKPVKETNAKVEEMGFKPLTDAVTAKEFLRRPEVSYQDVVAFIGPAAEDLDDKIIELIETEIKYEGYISKAMDQVAKMKRMEEKRIPANIDWDDIDSIATEARQKFKLINPETIGQASRISGVNPADISILMVYLEGKNRSISKNQEKKA from the coding sequence ATGACTTATAATTTTACGGAAGAATACGATATTATTGTAATCGGTGCGGGGCACGCGGGGGTAGAAGCATCTCTAGCAGCCAGCCGTATGGGCTGTAAGGTTTTGCTTGCGACTATCAACATCGAAATGCTGGCTTTCATGCCTTGTAACCCTTCGATCGGTGGTTCTGCCAAGGGGATTGTCGTGCGTGAAGTGGATGCACTTGGTGGCGAGATGGCTAAAACCATTGACAAGACTTACATCCAGATGAAGATGCTCAACACTGGGAAGGGTCCAGCTGTCCGTGCCCTTCGTGCGCAGGCTGACAAGGAACTCTACTCTAAGGAGATGCGCAAGACAGTTGAAAATCAAGAAAATCTGACCCTTCGTCAAACCATGATTGATGAGATTTTGGTGGAAGATGGTGAGGTGGTCGGTGTTCGTACAGCGACCCATCAAGAGTATGCTGCTAAGGCTGTTATCGTGACGACAGGGACTGCACTCCGTGGGGAAATCATCATCGGAGATCTCAAGTACTCATCAGGTCCTAACCACAGTCTAGCTTCGATTAACCTAGCTGATAACCTCAAGGAATTGGGACTCGAAATCGGTCGTTTCAAGACAGGAACGCCTCCACGTGTCAAGGCTTCTTCTATCAACTACGATGTGACAGAGATTCAGCCAGGAGATGAAGCGCCAAATCACTTCTCTTATACTTCACGTGATGAGGACTATGTCAAGGATCAAGTGCCATGCTGGTTGACCTACACCAATGGTACCAGTCATGAGATTATCCAAAACAACCTCCACCGTGCGCCTATGTTTACAGGTGTGGTCAAGGGAGTGGGACCTCGTTACTGTCCGTCAATTGAAGACAAGATTGTGCGCTTTGCGGACAAGGAACGCCACCAACTTTTCCTTGAGCCAGAAGGGCGCAATACAGAGGAAGTTTATGTTCAAGGTCTATCAACCAGTCTGCCAGAGGATGTACAGCGTGACTTGGTTCATTCTATCAAAGGTCTGGAAAATGCAGAGATGATGCGAACAGGTTATGCCATTGAGTACGACATGGTCTTGCCACACCAGTTGCGTGCGACTTTGGAAACCAAGAAAATCTCAGGACTCTTTACTGCTGGTCAGACAAATGGAACGTCAGGTTACGAAGAAGCTGCTGGCCAAGGGATTATCGCTGGTATCAATGCGGCTCTGAAAGTCCAAGGCAAGCCTGAGTTGATTTTGAAGCGCAGTGACGGTTATATCGGCGTGATGATTGATGACTTGGTGACCAAGGGAACCATTGAACCCTACCGTCTATTGACCAGTCGTGCCGAATACCGTCTCATTCTCCGTCATGACAATGCCGATATGCGTTTAACAGAGATGGGACGTGAGATTGGGCTTGTGGATGATGAACGCTGGGCTCGCTTTGAAATCAAGAAAAATCAATTTGAAAATGAGATGAAACGTCTAGACAGCATCAAACTCAAGCCAGTAAAGGAAACCAATGCCAAGGTTGAGGAGATGGGCTTCAAGCCGTTGACCGATGCAGTGACAGCCAAGGAATTCCTTCGTCGTCCAGAAGTTTCTTATCAAGATGTGGTGGCTTTCATCGGACCAGCTGCAGAGGACTTGGATGACAAGATTATCGAATTGATTGAAACAGAAATCAAATACGAAGGCTATATTTCCAAAGCCATGGATCAAGTAGCTAAGATGAAACGCATGGAAGAAAAACGCATTCCAGCCAATATTGATTGGGATGATATTGATTCTATCGCGACGGAAGCCCGTCAGAAGTTCAAACTTATCAATCCAGAAACCATCGGCCAAGCCAGCCGTATTTCGGGAGTAAATCCAGCAGAC
- a CDS encoding SseB family protein: MFQFFKKKTAKKEQTMNLSDYKKEYLREKMTESIEALFKELKQAKVWVPFNPNLLDESDEQEGVRLKPDILRKGDDYFYPCFLTEQDIPRDYYDRFSWLQLPLTDCLSVAEEIGEFPVRGIVLDAFSDPVEIDKGAFEAIHQL; the protein is encoded by the coding sequence ATGTTTCAGTTTTTTAAGAAAAAAACGGCTAAAAAAGAGCAAACAATGAATCTCTCTGACTATAAGAAAGAGTATTTGAGAGAGAAAATGACAGAGTCAATTGAAGCCTTGTTCAAGGAATTGAAACAAGCTAAAGTCTGGGTCCCCTTCAATCCGAATCTTCTGGATGAGAGTGATGAACAAGAAGGGGTACGACTAAAACCGGATATTCTGCGAAAGGGAGACGACTACTTCTATCCTTGTTTCTTAACTGAACAAGATATTCCTAGGGACTATTATGACCGTTTTTCCTGGTTGCAATTACCTCTTACGGACTGTTTATCTGTTGCGGAAGAGATAGGGGAGTTTCCGGTGAGAGGGATTGTTCTGGATGCCTTCTCTGACCCAGTCGAGATTGACAAAGGAGCTTTTGAAGCGATTCACCAATTATAG
- the mnmA gene encoding tRNA 2-thiouridine(34) synthase MnmA, with the protein MSDNSKTRVVVGMSGGVDSSVTALLLKEQGYDVIGIFMKNWDDTDENGVCTATEDYKDVAAVADQIGIPYYSVNFEKEYWDRVFEYFLAEYRAGRTPNPDVMCNKEIKFKAFLDYAMTLGADYVATGHYARVARDEDGTVHMLRGVDNGKDQTYFLSQLSQEQLQKTMFPLGHLEKPEVRRLAEEAGLATAKKKDSTGICFIGEKNFKNFLSNYLPAQPGRMMTVDGRDMGEHAGLMYYTIGQRGGLGIGGQHGGDNAPWFVVGKDLSKNILYVGQGFYHDSLMSTSLEASQVHFTREMPEEFTLECTAKFRYRQPDSKVTVHVKGDKAEVIFAEPQRAITPGQAVVFYDGDECLGGGLIDNAYRDGQVCQYI; encoded by the coding sequence ATGAGTGATAACTCTAAAACACGTGTTGTTGTGGGGATGAGTGGTGGTGTTGATTCGTCGGTGACGGCTCTCTTGCTCAAGGAGCAGGGCTACGATGTGATCGGTATCTTCATGAAGAACTGGGATGACACAGATGAAAACGGCGTCTGTACGGCGACCGAAGATTACAAGGATGTGGCTGCGGTGGCAGATCAGATCGGCATTCCTTACTACTCTGTCAATTTTGAAAAAGAGTATTGGGACCGCGTTTTTGAGTATTTCCTAGCGGAATACCGTGCAGGGCGCACGCCAAATCCAGATGTTATGTGCAACAAGGAAATCAAGTTCAAGGCCTTTTTGGACTATGCCATGACCTTGGGGGCAGACTATGTAGCGACTGGGCACTATGCCCGAGTGGCGCGTGATGAGGACGGGACAGTTCACATGCTTCGCGGCGTGGACAATGGCAAGGACCAGACCTATTTCCTCAGTCAACTTTCGCAAGAACAACTGCAAAAAACCATGTTCCCCTTGGGACATTTGGAAAAGCCTGAAGTTCGCAGACTCGCAGAAGAAGCAGGCCTTGCGACTGCTAAGAAGAAAGACTCGACAGGGATTTGCTTTATCGGAGAAAAGAACTTTAAAAACTTCCTCAGCAACTACCTGCCAGCTCAGCCTGGGCGCATGATGACTGTGGATGGTCGCGATATGGGCGAGCATGCCGGCCTTATGTACTATACGATTGGTCAGCGTGGCGGACTCGGTATCGGTGGGCAACACGGCGGAGACAATGCTCCTTGGTTCGTTGTTGGAAAAGACCTAAGCAAGAACATCCTCTATGTCGGCCAAGGTTTCTATCATGATTCGCTCATGTCAACCAGTCTAGAAGCCAGTCAAGTTCATTTTACTCGTGAGATGCCAGAGGAATTTACGCTAGAATGTACGGCTAAATTCCGCTACCGTCAGCCTGATTCTAAGGTGACAGTACATGTCAAAGGAGATAAGGCAGAGGTCATCTTTGCGGAACCGCAACGCGCCATCACACCAGGACAGGCAGTTGTCTTTTACGATGGCGATGAGTGTCTCGGTGGCGGTTTGATTGACAATGCCTACCGCGATGGACAAGTTTGTCAGTACATTTAA
- a CDS encoding NUDIX hydrolase → MTQQDFRTTVGDTVFGVRAAALILQNGKLLVTKDKGKYYTIGGAIQVNESTEDAVVREVKEELGVRAQAGQLAFVVENRFEQDGVSYHNIEFHYLVDLLEEAPLTMQEDEKMQPCEWIDLDKLEEFQLVPAFLKTALPDWDGQLRHIHLEE, encoded by the coding sequence ATGACTCAACAAGACTTTCGGACAACAGTGGGAGACACGGTCTTTGGTGTTCGGGCGGCAGCCTTGATTCTCCAAAATGGCAAGCTCCTAGTTACTAAAGACAAGGGCAAGTATTACACTATCGGCGGTGCGATTCAAGTCAATGAAAGCACGGAAGACGCGGTAGTCCGTGAAGTGAAGGAAGAACTAGGTGTCCGAGCTCAAGCTGGGCAGCTAGCTTTCGTGGTTGAAAATCGTTTTGAACAAGACGGTGTTTCCTATCACAACATTGAGTTTCATTACCTGGTGGATTTGCTTGAAGAAGCTCCATTGACCATGCAGGAAGACGAAAAAATGCAGCCTTGTGAGTGGATTGACTTGGATAAACTTGAGGAGTTCCAGCTAGTTCCAGCCTTTTTGAAAACAGCTCTACCAGATTGGGACGGCCAACTAAGACACATTCATCTTGAGGAATAG